A window of the Lolium perenne isolate Kyuss_39 chromosome 7, Kyuss_2.0, whole genome shotgun sequence genome harbors these coding sequences:
- the LOC127318124 gene encoding GDSL esterase/lipase At5g45910: protein MAPPSLTKNQQPLLLAALCASLLVAAASAQKYNAVYSFGDSITDTGNLCTNGRPSAITFTQPPYGETYFGKPTCRCSDGRVIVDFLSNQFGLPFLPPSKSTSADFKKGANMAITGATAMDAPFFRSLGLSDKIWNNGPISFQIQWFQQITSTVCGSSCKSYLANSLFIFGEFGGNDYNAMLFGNYNTDQASTYTPQIISTIGDGVEKLIALGATDIVVPGVLPIGCFPIYLTIYGTSSAADYDSLGCLKKFNDLSTNHNNQLQTKISSLQSKYKSARIMYADFYAGVYDMVRSPSKYGFSSVFEACCGSGGGKYNYANAARCGMSGASACASPASHLSWDGIHLTEAAYKKITDGWLNGAFCHPAILHS from the exons atggcgccgccgtcgcTGACGAAGAATCAGCAGCCGCTGCTGCTGGCGGCGCTGTGCGCGTCGCTGCTCGTCGCAGCAGCGTCGGCGCAGAAGTACAATGCGGTGTACAGCTTCGGCGACTCGATCACTGACACGGGCAACCTGTGCACGAACGGCCGCCCGTCGGCGATCACCTTCACGCAGCCGCCCTACGGCGAGACCTACTTCGGCAAGCCGACCTGCCGCTGCAGCGACGGGCGCGTGATCGTGGACTTCCTGAGCAACCAGTTCGGGCTGCCGTTCCTTCCCCCCTCCAAGTCCACGAGCGCCGACTTCAAGAAGGGCGCCAACATGGCCATCACCGGCGCCACCGCCATGGACGCCCCCTTCTTCCGGTCGCTGGGGCTGTCGGACAAGATCTGGAACAACGGGCCCATCAGCTTCCAAATCCAGTGGTTCCAGCAGATCACCTCCACCGTCTGCGGCAGCA GCTGCAAGAGCTACCTGGCGAACTCGCTGTTCATCTTCGGCGAGTTCGGGGGCAACGACTACAACGCGATGCTGTTCGGCAACTACAACACGGACCAGGCGAGCACGTACACCCCGcagatcatctccaccatcggcgACGGCGTGGAGAAGCTGATCGCGCTGGGCGCGACGGACATCGTGGTGCCGGGGGTGCTCCCCATCGGCTGCTTCCCCATCTACCTCACCATCTACGGCACCTCCAGCGCCGCCGACTACGACTCGCTCGGCTGCCTCAAGAAGTTCAACGACCTCTCCACCAACCACAACAACCAGCTGCAGACCAAGATTTCATCGCTGCAGAGCAAATACAAGTCCGCCCGCATCATGTACGCCGACTTCTACGCCGGCGTCTACGACATGGTCAGGAGCCCAAGCAAATACG GTTTCAGCTCCGTGTTCGAGGCGTGCTGCGGTTCGGGCGGAGGCAAGTACAACTACGCCAACGCGGCGCGCTGCGGGATGTCCGGCGCCTCCGCCTGCGCCAGCCCGGCGTCGCACCTCAGCTGGGACGGCATCCACCTCACCGAGGCCGCCTACAAGAAGATCACCGACGGCTGGCTCAACGGCGCCTTCTGCCACCCGGCTATCCTCCACAGCTAG
- the LOC127318122 gene encoding probable beta-1,3-galactosyltransferase 14 encodes MPSSPKVFSSAAARRSSLRRILASPAFSAACLLFGLAGFLVAAVSLSRAPAPAPDPARGRCPDSSRPLSVSVAWDRRPEDAAGGATELPAHLATGSRGRHKVMAFVGIFTGFGSVGRRRALRRTWLPADRQGLLRLEEATGLAFRFVIGKSNDMSKMAALEREVEEYDDFVLLDLEEEYSRLPYKTLAYFKAAYALFDSDFYVKADDDIYLRPDRLSLLLAKERPHPQTYIGCMKKGPVFTDPKLKWYEPQSFLLGSEYFLHAYGPIYALSADVVASLVALRNNSFRMFNNEDVTIGSWMLAMNVNHENTHALCEPECTPSSIAVWDIPKCSGLCHPEVKMLELHRRKECTGGPAEVAESDDE; translated from the exons ATGCCCAGCTCGCCCAAAGTgttctcctccgccgccgcccgccgctccTCGCTCCGCCGCATCCTCGCCTCGCCGGCCTTCTCCGCCGCCTGCCTCCTCTTCGGCCTCGCCGGGTTCCTCGTCGCCGCGGTCTCCCTCTCCCGGGCGCCTGCCCCTGCCCCTGACCCGGCGCGCGGCCGCTGCCCCGACTCCTCCCGCCCGCTCTCCGTCTCCGTCGCCTGGGACCGCCGCCCGGAGGATGCCGCGGGCGGCGCTACGGAGCTCCCGGCGCACCTCGCCACCGGATCGCGCGGTAGGCACAAGGTGATGGCCTTCGTCGGGATCTTCACCGGGTTCGGCTCCGTAGGCCGCCGCCGCGCGCTCAGGCGGACGTGGCTCCCCGCGGATCGGCAGGGTCTACTCCG GTTGGAGGAAGCTACTGGTCTGGCGTTCAGATTTGTGATCGGCAAAAGCAATGACATGTCTAAGATGGCAGCCCTTGAAAGAGAGGTTGAAGAATATGATGATTTTGTGCTTTTAGATCTTGAGGAGGAGTATAGCAGGCTTCCATACAAAAC GTTAGCTTACTTTAAGGCTGCCTATGCGTTGTTCGATTCTGATTTCTATGTTAAAGCTGATGATGACATTTACTTGAGACCAG ATAGACTTTCCTTGCTTTTGGCTAAGGAGCGTCCACATCCACAAACATACATTGGATGCATGAAAAAGGGCCCTGTTTTTACTGATCCCAAATTGAAATG GTATGAGCCACAGTCCTTCCTACTTGGATCGGAATACTTTCTTCATGCATATGGGCCCATATATGCTTTATCAGCTGATGTGGTGGCAAGCTTGGTTGCCTTGAGAAATAACAG TTTCCGAATGTTCAACAACGAGGATGTTACTATTGGATCCTGGATGCTTGCTATGAATGTCAACCACGAGAACACACATGCTCTCTGTGAACCTGAGTGCACaccatcctcaattgctgtttgGGATATTCCCAAATGTTCAG GGCTATGCCACCCAGAGGTCAAGATGCTAGAGCTTCATCGGAGAAAAGAATGCACGGGTGGTCCAGCTGAGGTAGCTGAATCTGATGACGAATGA